The following coding sequences lie in one Lolium perenne isolate Kyuss_39 chromosome 2, Kyuss_2.0, whole genome shotgun sequence genomic window:
- the LOC127335054 gene encoding probable carboxylesterase 2: MLVSRDSPTRHRSSTSSALPLPTPVNVQIPQAGRRKTAHVPTRAPTSRVAEVARRAPNRSSTTMSSGAAAEAGDEVVHDFSPLLLVYKSGRLERPLDMPPVPPGHDAATGVASKDVPLSPSSFARLYLPPDAVATKKLPVLVYFHGGGFVIGSAATPAYHRCLNDLAAACGALAVSVDYRLAPEHPLPAAYDDSLAALNWALSAADPWIAQHGDLSRVFLAGDSAGGNVCHHLAMRQEFQGKLRGVVLIHPWFWGKEPIGEEPRPAGNKGGVEEKGLWEFVCPDAVDGADDPRVNPTAAGAPGLEKLACDKVMVCVAEGDFLRWRGRAYAEAAAKARGPQPAVELFESEGVGHVFYLYEPASEKARELLQRIVAFVGVE, from the coding sequence ATGCTCGTCAGTCGTGACTCACCTACGCGCCACCGGTCCAGCACAAGCTCCGCCCTGCCACTTCCCACGCCGGTGAACGTACAAATACCCCAAGCCGGACGACGCAAAACTGCACACGTACCTACCCGTGCCCCGACGTCGCGCGTCGCTGAAGTTGCGCGCCGCGCACCGAACAGATCGTCGACAACAATGTCGTCGGGCGCCGCGGCCGAAGCCGGCGACGAGGTCGTCCACGACTTCTCCCCGCTCCTGCTGGTCTACAAGAGCGGCCGGCTCGAGCGGCCGCTCGACATGCCGCCCGTCCCGCCGGGCCACGACGCCGCCACGGGGGTCGCGTCCAAGGACGTCCCGCTCTCGCCCTCCTCGTTCGCGCGCCTCTACCTCCCGCCCGACGCTGTTGCAACCAAGAAGCTCCCCGTCCTCGTCTACTTCCACGGTGGCGGGTTCGTGATCGGGTCGGCCGCGACCCCCGCGTACCACCGCTGCCTCAACGACCTCGCCGCGGCCTGCGGCGCCCTCGCCGTCTCCGTCGACTACCGCCTCGCGCCGGAGCACCCGCTCCCCGCCGCGTACGACGACTCCCTCGCGGCGCTGAACTGGGCGCTCTCCGCCGCCGACCCGTGGATCGCCCAGCACGGCGACCTGTCCCGCGTCTTCCTCGCGGGCGACAGCGCCGGGGGCAAcgtctgccaccacctcgccatgCGGCAGGAGTTCCAGGGGAAGCTCCGAGGCGTCGTCCTCATCCACCCGTGGTTCTGGGGCAAGGAGCCCATCGGCGAGGAGCCCCGGCCGGCCGGGAACAAGGGAGGCGTGGAGGAGAAGGGCCTGTGGGAGTTCGTGTGCCCTGATGCGGTGGACGGCGCGGACGACCCCCGGGTGAACCCCACGGCTGCGGGCGCGCCGGGGCTGGAGAAGCTGGCCTGCGACAAGGTGATGGTGTGCGTGGCCGAGGGGGACTTCTTGCGGTGGCGCGGAAGGGCCtacgcggaggcggcggcgaaggcGAGGGGCCCCCAGCCGGCGGTGGAGCTGTTCGAGTCGGAGGGCGTCGGCCACGTGTTCTACCTGTACGAGCCCGCGTCGGAGAAGGCCAGGGAGCTGCTCCAGAGGATCGTCGCGTTCGTCGGAGTGGAGTGA